From one Cynocephalus volans isolate mCynVol1 chromosome X, mCynVol1.pri, whole genome shotgun sequence genomic stretch:
- the LOC134366572 gene encoding probable ATP-dependent RNA helicase DDX53 has translation MSRVPDWKRAERSPGAPGASCDDRGGRGSSWNGPSGGLGPRAAGSHEPPLCFRLENHLVGSVIGCGGSKIKDLQRSTNTKIQIKKGDCEAVVKIFGSKDMKAKAKAAIDTLIKRQERYRSESDVDNAASQPPVGRDVSTVNVVREAPPLMDLDRIKAEAVAWEKRKWADLPPIKKDFYTESKATSSMSKEQVDKWRKENYNVMCDDLKDGEKRPIPNPACEFEDAFHPYTELMKSITRAGFQKPTPIQAQAWPIALKGVDLIGVAQTGTGKTLSYLMPGFIHLDGQPISREQRNGPGMLVLTPTRELALQVEAECSKYSYKGLKSICIHGGRNREGQIQGITKSVDIIIATPGRLNDLQMNKFVDLRSITYLVLDEADKMLHLGLEHQIKKILLDVRPDRQTVMTSATWPDSVRRLAQSYLKEPMIVYVGTLDLVAVNTVKQNIIVTTEAEKRALIQEFLENMSPKDKVIVFVNRKLVVDDLSSDFGIQGLPVQSLHGDRELCDREEALEDFKSGKVKILITTDLVSRGLDVNDITHVYNYDFPQNIEEYIHRVGRTGRAGKTGTSISLITQDNSKIANELIQILKRANQSVPEDLVAMAKRYNFHKQKKGTQ, from the coding sequence ATGTCCCGGGTCCCGGACTGGAAGAGGGCAGAGCGTAGTCCAGGAGCTCCTGGGGCCAGCTGCGATgacagaggtggcagaggcagcagttGGAATGGCCCCTCAGGCGGTTTGGGTCCTAGAGCCGCAGGCTCCCATGAACCACCACTCTGCTTTAGACTGGAGAACCACCTGGTTGGCTCAGTCATTGGTTGTGGtgggtcaaaaataaaagacctacagCGTTCGACAAAcactaaaatacagataaaaaagggggactgcgaagcagtagtgaaaatttttggcagcaaagatatgaaagcaaaggccaaggcagctatagatactcttattaaaagacaagaaaggtaCCGTTCAGAATCGGATGTGGATAATGCTGCGTCCCAACCTCCTGTTGGGAGAGACGTAAGCACAGTTAACGTTGTCAGAGAAGCTCCGCCATTGATGGATTTGGATCGTATTAAGGCAGAAGCCGTGgcgtgggaaaaaagaaagtgggcagATTTACCACCAATTAAGAAAGACTTTTACACAGAATCCAAAGCTACAAGCTCCATGTCTAAAGAACAGGTAGacaagtggaggaaagaaaattacaacgtAATGTGTGATGACTTGAAAGATGGTGAGAAGCGTCCCATCCCTAATCCAGCTTGTGAATTTGAGGACGCTTTCCATCCGTACACAGAACTTATGAAAAGCATAACAAGGGCGGGTTTTCAAAAACCAACACCAATTCAGGCACAGGCATGGCCCATTGCCTTAAAAGGAGTAGATCTTATAGGAGTTGCCCAAACTGGCACAGGCAAAACATTGTCCTACTTAATGCCTGGGTTTATTCATCTTGATGGTCAACCGATATCTAGAGAACAAAGGAATGGACCTGGCATGCTAGTCCTCACTCCCACCAGAGAATTAGCTCTTCAGGTGGAAGCTGAATgttctaaatattcatataaaggtcTGAAAAGTATTTGTATACATGGTGGTAGAAATAGAGAAGGACAAATTCAAGGCATTACCAAAAGTGTAGATATCATTATTGCAACTCCTGGAAGACTGAATGACCTGCAAATGAATAAGTTTGTTGACCTACGAAGCATAACCTACTTGGTCTTAGATGAGGCAGATAAAATGCTACATCTGGGGCTTGAGCAccagattaagaaaattttgttagatgtgCGCCCAGATCGGCAGACTGTTATGACAAGTGCAACTTGGCCAGATTCTGTCCGTAGACTTGCACAGTCTTATTTGAAAGAGCCTATGATTGTTTATGTTGGCACTCTGGATCTAGTTGCTGTAAACACAGTGAAGCAAAATATAATCGttaccacagaagcagaaaaacgaGCTCTTATCCAAGAATTCCTAGAGAATATGtcaccaaaagacaaagtcatagtGTTTGTCAACCGAAAACTTGTTGTTGATGACTTATCAAgtgattttggtatccaaggcCTCCCTGTGCAATCACTACATGGTGACAGAGAGCTATGTGATCGAGAGGAAGCATTAGAAgactttaaaagtggaaaagtgaAGATATTGATTACAACTGATTTAGTATCCCGAGGACTTGATGTTAACGATATCACACacgtatataattatgatttcccACAAAACATTGAAGAATATATCCACAGAGTAGGACGTACTGGACGAGCAGGAAAGACTGGAACGTCAATTTCCCTTATCACTCAAGATAATTCAAAGATTGCCAATGAATTGattcaaattctgaaaagagCAAATCAGAGTGTCCCAGAAGATCTTGTAGCGATGGCCAAGCGATACAACttccataaacaaaaaaaggggacacag